In the Ensifer adhaerens genome, one interval contains:
- a CDS encoding glycoside hydrolase family 2 protein, whose protein sequence is MRSVTSFNDTWIFSEGFDAASAGRLQAGKPVSLPHNAVELPFNYFDEASYQRAFTYQKVLAWGREFHGREVSLVFDAAMADAVVYLNGEEIIAHRDGYTPFEARLTDKLREGDNLITVKIDGSENPEIPPFGGRIDYLTYAGIYRDVWLKVTDAVSIANIKIETRDALSDSKSVSIRCDLANPQGLAFTGTIAALLKDTNGKVFAEATGQTRGESVTLEIKDLTELLLWDIDSPVLYEVEAQLRSDRGSDRLSSRFGFRTAEFTTDGFKLNGRPLKIRGLNRHQAFPYVGYAMGRTAQERDAELLKNTLHCNLVRTSHYPQSKWFLDHCDRIGLLVFEEIPGWQHIGGEGWKQEAIENVRRMIERDWNHPSIIIWGVRINESQDSHDFYVETNRLARELDPTRQTGGVRYITDSEYLEDVYTMNDFILGNEELPGANRPRTALRPQQECTGLTRKVPYMITEFGGHMFPTKIYDQEQRQAEHVRRHLEVLNAAYGDPSISGAVGWCMFDYNTHKDFGSGDRICYHGVMDMFRQPKFAAYVYASQCEPSEAVVMKPVTFWARGERNIGGVLPLIVLTNCDEVELKYGSLVKRVGPDRENFPHLPHPPVVIDHRHFTKDELGVWGMKWEDAAFTGFIEGKAVANLRMVADPVPTTLEVVPDSTALRAEGRDSVRVIVCALDQAGNVLPFLNDAVDVTVTGPARLLGPERLVFQGGSTGFWLETTGAAGGIAVVVTSTRLGTVRLELSAVSDEAAAA, encoded by the coding sequence ATGCGTTCTGTTACCTCTTTCAACGACACCTGGATTTTCTCCGAAGGCTTCGATGCGGCCAGCGCCGGCCGCCTGCAGGCAGGCAAGCCCGTCAGCCTGCCGCACAATGCGGTGGAACTGCCGTTCAATTATTTCGACGAGGCCTCCTATCAGCGCGCCTTCACCTATCAGAAGGTGCTCGCCTGGGGTCGGGAGTTCCATGGCCGCGAGGTCTCGCTCGTCTTCGACGCCGCCATGGCCGACGCCGTCGTCTACCTCAACGGCGAAGAGATCATCGCCCACAGGGACGGCTACACCCCCTTCGAAGCGCGGCTGACGGATAAGCTGCGCGAAGGCGACAATCTGATCACCGTCAAGATCGACGGCAGCGAGAACCCCGAAATCCCGCCCTTCGGCGGTCGTATCGACTATCTCACCTATGCCGGCATCTATCGCGACGTCTGGCTGAAGGTCACCGACGCGGTCTCGATCGCCAATATCAAGATCGAGACCCGCGATGCGCTCAGCGACAGCAAGTCCGTTTCGATCCGTTGCGATCTCGCCAATCCGCAAGGGCTTGCCTTCACCGGGACAATCGCCGCGCTCCTCAAGGATACGAATGGCAAGGTGTTCGCAGAAGCCACCGGCCAAACTCGCGGCGAGAGCGTCACGCTTGAGATCAAAGACCTCACGGAGCTTTTGCTCTGGGATATCGACAGCCCCGTTCTCTACGAAGTGGAGGCGCAGCTGCGCAGCGATCGCGGCAGTGACCGCCTGTCGTCACGTTTCGGCTTCCGCACCGCCGAGTTCACCACGGATGGATTCAAGCTCAACGGCCGGCCGCTGAAGATCCGCGGCCTCAACCGCCACCAGGCCTTCCCCTATGTCGGCTACGCCATGGGCCGGACGGCACAGGAACGTGACGCGGAGTTGCTGAAGAACACCCTGCATTGCAACCTCGTGCGCACCTCGCACTATCCGCAGTCCAAGTGGTTCCTCGACCATTGCGACCGCATCGGCCTGCTTGTCTTCGAGGAGATCCCCGGCTGGCAGCATATCGGCGGCGAGGGCTGGAAACAGGAGGCGATCGAGAACGTCCGCCGCATGATCGAGCGCGACTGGAACCACCCGTCGATCATCATCTGGGGCGTGCGCATCAATGAATCGCAGGATTCGCACGATTTCTACGTCGAGACCAACCGGCTGGCACGCGAACTCGACCCGACGCGGCAAACCGGCGGCGTGCGCTACATCACCGACAGCGAATACCTCGAAGACGTCTACACGATGAACGACTTCATCCTCGGCAACGAGGAGTTGCCGGGCGCAAACCGCCCGCGCACGGCGCTGCGTCCGCAACAGGAATGCACCGGCCTCACCCGCAAGGTCCCCTATATGATCACCGAATTCGGCGGTCACATGTTTCCGACGAAGATCTACGACCAGGAGCAGCGCCAGGCCGAGCACGTGCGCCGGCATCTGGAAGTGCTGAACGCGGCCTATGGCGACCCGAGCATTTCCGGCGCCGTTGGCTGGTGCATGTTCGACTACAACACCCACAAGGACTTCGGCTCCGGTGATCGGATCTGCTATCACGGCGTCATGGACATGTTCCGCCAGCCGAAGTTCGCGGCCTATGTCTATGCCAGCCAATGCGAACCGTCGGAGGCGGTCGTGATGAAGCCGGTTACCTTCTGGGCACGCGGAGAGCGCAACATCGGCGGCGTGCTGCCGCTGATCGTGCTCACCAATTGCGACGAGGTCGAGTTGAAATACGGCTCGCTCGTCAAGCGCGTCGGCCCGGACCGTGAGAACTTCCCGCACCTGCCGCATCCGCCCGTCGTCATCGACCACCGCCACTTCACCAAGGACGAACTCGGTGTCTGGGGCATGAAGTGGGAAGACGCCGCCTTCACCGGCTTCATCGAAGGCAAGGCCGTTGCCAACCTCCGAATGGTCGCCGATCCGGTACCGACGACGCTGGAAGTCGTCCCCGACAGCACGGCACTTCGGGCCGAAGGGCGTGACAGCGTGCGGGTGATCGTGTGTGCGCTCGATCAGGCCGGCAACGTGCTGCCGTTCCTCAACGATGCCGTCGACGTCACCGTCACCGGCCCTGCCCGCCTGCTCGGGCCTGAGCGCCTGGTCTTCCAGGGCGGTTCGACCGGCTTCTGGCTGGAAACGACGGGTGCTGCCGGCGGCATCGCCGTCGTGGTGACTTCGACGCGGCTTGGAACCGTGAGACTGGAGCTTTCGGCAGTGTCGGACGAGGCGGCGGCTGCATGA
- a CDS encoding carbohydrate ABC transporter permease: MNNGSARVISTIVTYGFVGLMAFLSIFPFVWMVLGATNSSIDIIKGRMMPGTALATNIATFFTQVNAPLVFWNSAKIAILATVLTLAVSSLAGYGFEMFRSRHRDRIYSALLLTMMIPFAALMIPLFIMMGKAGLINTHLAVVLPSIGSAFVVFYFRQCTKAFPSELRDAAKVDGLKEWQIFLYIYVPVMRSTYAAAFIIVFMTAWNNYLWPLIVLQSNEQKTITLVISSLASAYYPDYGVVMVGTILATLPTLAVFFFMQRQFVQGMLGSVK, from the coding sequence ATGAACAACGGATCCGCACGTGTCATCAGCACCATCGTCACCTACGGCTTCGTCGGGCTGATGGCGTTTCTCTCGATCTTTCCCTTTGTCTGGATGGTGCTCGGCGCGACCAATTCCTCGATCGACATCATCAAGGGCAGGATGATGCCGGGCACCGCGCTTGCCACCAACATCGCCACCTTCTTCACCCAAGTGAACGCGCCTCTGGTCTTCTGGAATTCAGCCAAGATCGCGATTCTCGCGACAGTGCTAACGCTCGCCGTGTCGTCGCTTGCGGGCTACGGCTTCGAGATGTTCCGCTCGCGCCACCGAGACCGGATCTACAGCGCCCTGCTGCTCACGATGATGATCCCGTTTGCGGCGCTGATGATCCCGCTCTTCATCATGATGGGCAAGGCCGGCCTCATCAACACCCACCTCGCCGTCGTGCTGCCGTCAATCGGCTCGGCCTTTGTGGTCTTCTATTTCCGCCAGTGCACCAAGGCATTCCCGTCGGAGCTTCGCGATGCCGCCAAGGTCGACGGGCTCAAGGAATGGCAGATCTTTCTCTACATCTACGTGCCCGTGATGCGCTCGACCTATGCGGCGGCCTTCATCATCGTCTTCATGACGGCGTGGAACAACTATCTCTGGCCACTGATCGTGCTGCAGTCGAACGAGCAGAAAACGATCACGCTGGTCATCTCCTCGCTCGCTTCCGCCTACTACCCCGACTACGGCGTCGTCATGGTCGGCACCATTCTCGCGACGCTTCCCACGCTCGCGGTCTTCTTCTTCATGCAACGCCAGTTTGTCCAGGGAATGCTGGGCTCAGTCAAATAG
- a CDS encoding carbohydrate ABC transporter permease, whose protein sequence is MALARRGGIGRYYNVNGWLFVAPALGLIALFMIYPIVWSLWMSFQSGRGMMLKFAGFANIVRLWNDPVFIKALTNTLTYFVVQVPIMILLALILASLLNNPKLVGRGFFRTAIFLPCVTSLVAYSVLFKGMFALDGIVNSTLEAIGLIASPIPWLTHPFWAKTLVIIAITWRWTGYNMIFYLAAMQNIDKSIYEVARIDGVPAWARFTHITIPLLKPVILFTTIISTIGTIQLFDEVYNLTEGKGGPSNATLTLSLYIYNLTFRFMPNFGYAATVSYVIVVLVALLACLQFFAARERDR, encoded by the coding sequence ATGGCTCTCGCGCGTCGCGGCGGCATCGGCCGATACTACAACGTCAATGGCTGGCTCTTCGTCGCGCCGGCGCTCGGGCTGATCGCCCTTTTCATGATCTATCCGATCGTCTGGTCGCTCTGGATGTCGTTCCAGTCCGGCCGCGGCATGATGCTGAAATTCGCCGGCTTCGCCAACATCGTCCGCCTCTGGAACGATCCAGTCTTCATCAAGGCGCTGACCAACACGCTGACCTATTTCGTCGTGCAGGTGCCGATCATGATCCTTTTGGCGCTGATCCTGGCGTCATTGCTCAACAATCCCAAGCTCGTCGGCCGCGGCTTTTTCCGCACCGCCATCTTCCTGCCCTGCGTCACTTCGCTCGTCGCCTATTCGGTGCTGTTCAAGGGCATGTTCGCGCTCGACGGCATCGTCAATTCGACGCTGGAGGCGATCGGCCTCATCGCCTCGCCGATCCCGTGGCTGACGCATCCCTTCTGGGCAAAAACCCTCGTCATCATTGCGATTACCTGGCGCTGGACCGGCTACAACATGATCTTCTACCTCGCGGCGATGCAGAACATCGACAAGTCTATCTACGAGGTCGCGCGGATCGACGGCGTGCCCGCCTGGGCGCGCTTCACCCACATCACCATTCCATTGTTGAAGCCCGTCATCCTGTTCACGACGATCATCTCGACGATCGGCACGATCCAGCTCTTCGACGAGGTCTATAACCTGACCGAGGGCAAAGGCGGACCGTCGAACGCCACGCTGACCCTGTCGCTCTACATCTACAACCTGACCTTCCGCTTCATGCCGAACTTCGGCTACGCGGCGACGGTCTCCTATGTGATCGTCGTGCTCGTCGCCCTGCTCGCCTGCCTCCAGTTCTTCGCGGCACGGGAGCGCGACCGATGA
- a CDS encoding ABC transporter substrate-binding protein, which translates to MDMRTYLPRFAAIALAGASLLAVTAAEAKEITIWCWDPNFNVAIMKEAGARYTKTHPDITFNIVDFAKADVEQKLQTGLSSGTADALPDIVLIEDYGAQKYLQSFPGAFAPLSGTVDYSGFAPYKVELMTLDGQVYGMPFDSGVTGLYYRKDYLEQAGFKPEDMQDLTWDRFIEIGQQVEAKTGKKMMGLDPTDAGLVRIIMQSAGQWYFDKEGKTNITGNAALKASLETVGKIMAANIYKPAAGWSDWVGTFTSGDVATVITGVWITGTVKAQPDQSGKWGVAPIPALSIDGATHASNLGGSSWYVLESSAEKAEAIDFLNEVYAKDVDFYQTILTDRGAVGSLLAARGGAAYGEADAFFGGEKVWQNFSDWLAKVPSVNYGVFTNEADTAVTAQLPALQQGTPVDDILKAIDAEVSAQVQ; encoded by the coding sequence ATGGACATGCGTACCTATCTGCCGCGCTTTGCCGCCATCGCGCTTGCAGGCGCCAGCCTCTTGGCCGTCACGGCCGCCGAGGCCAAGGAAATCACCATCTGGTGCTGGGATCCGAACTTCAACGTCGCGATCATGAAGGAGGCCGGCGCACGCTACACCAAGACGCACCCTGATATCACCTTCAACATCGTCGACTTCGCCAAGGCCGACGTCGAGCAGAAGCTGCAGACCGGCCTTTCGTCGGGCACCGCGGACGCTCTGCCCGACATTGTGCTGATCGAAGATTACGGCGCGCAGAAATATCTGCAGTCCTTCCCCGGCGCTTTCGCGCCACTCTCCGGTACCGTCGATTACTCCGGCTTCGCCCCCTACAAGGTTGAGCTGATGACGCTGGATGGCCAAGTCTACGGCATGCCGTTTGATTCCGGCGTCACCGGTCTCTACTACCGCAAGGACTATCTGGAGCAGGCCGGCTTCAAGCCCGAGGATATGCAGGATCTCACCTGGGATCGCTTCATTGAGATCGGCCAGCAGGTCGAAGCCAAGACCGGCAAAAAGATGATGGGTCTCGACCCGACCGACGCCGGCCTCGTGCGCATCATCATGCAATCGGCCGGACAGTGGTATTTCGATAAGGAAGGCAAGACGAACATCACCGGCAACGCGGCGCTGAAGGCATCGCTGGAAACGGTCGGCAAGATCATGGCCGCCAATATCTACAAGCCTGCCGCCGGCTGGTCCGATTGGGTCGGCACCTTCACGTCGGGCGATGTCGCCACCGTCATCACTGGCGTCTGGATCACCGGCACCGTCAAGGCGCAGCCGGACCAGTCGGGCAAGTGGGGCGTCGCACCGATCCCGGCGCTTTCGATCGACGGCGCGACGCATGCCTCAAACCTCGGCGGATCGAGTTGGTACGTGCTTGAAAGCTCAGCCGAAAAGGCCGAAGCGATCGATTTCCTGAACGAGGTCTATGCCAAGGACGTCGACTTCTACCAGACGATCCTTACGGATCGCGGCGCCGTCGGCTCGCTGCTCGCCGCCCGCGGCGGGGCCGCCTATGGCGAGGCCGATGCCTTCTTCGGTGGCGAGAAGGTCTGGCAGAACTTCTCCGACTGGCTCGCGAAGGTCCCTTCTGTCAACTACGGCGTCTTCACCAACGAGGCGGACACCGCCGTCACGGCACAGCTTCCGGCACTGCAGCAGGGAACGCCCGTCGACGATATCCTGAAGGCGATCGACGCCGAGGTCAGCGCACAGGTTCAGTAA
- a CDS encoding LacI family DNA-binding transcriptional regulator — MVTIKEIASAVGVSSATVSRVLNYDPTLSISTKKRQAIIETAEALNYATPRNRGRGAGPLQGLKFALVHFLQPAQELIDPYYVGVRLGIENRCQALKIEVVKVFHNGNLPEAAILQGASGVVAVGHHYGEEVHWLRRHSRHLVFADFSPEDDIDDSVMSDVSIAMNRLLDGVYGMGYRRIGFLGWIDAFRDKDDIHSERRCRAFIQWMTKAGLYDPDLCMVEKLTPDSGYTLAKAMLSKPNPPKILVTCNDNMAIGAYRAIHELGLRIPDDVAVASFNDIPVAQFLGPPLSTVKIPAEVIGETAVDLLVERLTGRDVAKKVVLGTEMVWRGSTMAAAAVAGA, encoded by the coding sequence ATGGTCACAATCAAGGAAATCGCTTCGGCTGTCGGGGTCTCTTCGGCAACGGTCTCACGGGTGCTGAATTACGATCCGACCCTTTCGATCTCCACCAAGAAGCGACAGGCGATCATCGAGACGGCCGAGGCGCTGAACTATGCCACCCCCCGCAATCGCGGCCGCGGCGCCGGACCGCTGCAGGGCCTGAAGTTCGCGCTGGTCCACTTCCTCCAGCCCGCCCAGGAGCTAATCGACCCCTATTATGTCGGCGTCCGGCTCGGCATCGAAAACCGTTGCCAGGCGCTGAAGATCGAGGTGGTGAAGGTCTTCCACAACGGCAACCTGCCGGAGGCCGCGATCCTGCAGGGCGCCAGCGGCGTCGTCGCCGTCGGCCACCACTATGGCGAAGAGGTCCACTGGCTGCGGCGGCATAGCCGCCATCTGGTCTTTGCGGATTTTTCCCCCGAAGATGATATCGACGACAGCGTGATGAGCGACGTATCGATCGCGATGAACCGCCTGCTGGATGGCGTTTACGGCATGGGATATCGCCGTATCGGTTTTCTCGGCTGGATCGACGCATTCAGAGACAAGGACGACATCCACTCGGAACGCCGCTGCCGTGCCTTCATCCAATGGATGACGAAAGCCGGCCTGTACGATCCCGATCTCTGCATGGTCGAAAAGTTGACGCCCGACAGTGGTTACACACTCGCCAAGGCGATGCTGTCGAAGCCCAATCCACCCAAGATCCTCGTCACCTGCAACGACAACATGGCGATCGGCGCCTACCGCGCGATTCACGAGTTGGGGCTGCGTATCCCTGACGACGTCGCCGTGGCGAGTTTCAACGACATCCCCGTCGCCCAGTTTCTTGGCCCGCCGCTCTCGACCGTCAAGATTCCGGCCGAAGTGATCGGCGAGACCGCCGTCGACCTCCTGGTCGAGCGGCTGACCGGACGCGACGTGGCGAAGAAGGTGGTCCTCGGAACGGAGATGGTCTGGCGCGGCAGCACGATGGCGGCAGCCGCCGTTGCAGGTGCGTAA
- a CDS encoding LysR family transcriptional regulator, producing the protein MHDLDIGLLRAFVVTAECGSVSGAAQRLARTQAAVSMQLRRLEDDVGTRLLNRNTRGMDLTEAGHVLLPYAQKMLGLSMGARRALAGQALQGPIRFGMIEDIAVGSLPRALQRFTECHPNVALELTVGESTVLSEKLSQGQLDVAIGDPALIHGAPILTWLLPLRWVAARGFAMPENGPLPLVTFDGVCTWRQKMIEALKSGDRPWRTVLTSASLSSIQSMIEAGLGIAVLLDLNIRTNTMRVLGAEEGLPPAPVIELGLFAADDQGLASRPIAALWASLSDELQAQALATGRAA; encoded by the coding sequence ATGCATGACCTCGACATCGGCCTGTTGCGCGCCTTCGTCGTGACCGCCGAATGCGGCAGCGTCAGCGGTGCTGCTCAGCGGCTGGCACGCACTCAGGCCGCCGTGAGCATGCAGTTGCGCCGTCTGGAGGACGATGTCGGCACCAGGCTCTTGAACCGCAACACGAGGGGCATGGACCTGACAGAGGCCGGACATGTGCTGCTGCCCTATGCCCAGAAGATGCTGGGATTGAGCATGGGCGCACGGCGGGCGCTCGCCGGACAGGCCCTCCAAGGGCCGATCCGCTTCGGCATGATCGAGGACATCGCCGTTGGTTCGCTCCCAAGGGCGTTGCAACGGTTTACCGAATGTCATCCGAATGTGGCGCTCGAACTGACGGTCGGCGAAAGTACCGTGTTGTCGGAGAAGCTGTCCCAGGGGCAGCTCGACGTCGCGATCGGGGACCCGGCCCTGATCCATGGCGCGCCGATCCTCACCTGGCTGCTGCCGCTCAGATGGGTTGCGGCACGTGGCTTCGCGATGCCGGAAAATGGTCCCCTGCCACTCGTCACCTTCGATGGCGTTTGCACCTGGCGGCAGAAGATGATCGAGGCGCTGAAGAGTGGGGACCGCCCCTGGCGCACGGTGCTGACGAGCGCCAGCCTCTCTTCGATCCAGTCGATGATCGAGGCCGGCCTCGGCATCGCCGTTCTCCTGGATCTCAACATTCGCACCAATACGATGCGGGTCCTCGGCGCCGAAGAAGGGCTGCCGCCTGCCCCGGTGATCGAGCTTGGGCTTTTCGCCGCCGACGATCAGGGGCTCGCGTCCCGCCCTATCGCAGCACTCTGGGCGTCCCTCTCCGACGAACTTCAGGCGCAGGCGTTGGCAACCGGCCGCGCCGCGTGA
- a CDS encoding EamA family transporter, whose translation MAETETTADSAWSKPRATDDTAGRVSIAIAFCLLSMSSVQFGAALSKPAMDSVGAFGATWLRLSWAAAFLLLLVRPPFLGYTRSQWLSALALGATMAVMTLCFFAAIARIPLGLAVAIEFLGPLTVAAIFGGRGWRLLCPVIAAAGVFCLSWDGSSWVADTRGLLFAFGAAIGWGGYIVLMKHAGQRFGGLEGLAVSLLFAALFATPFGLHQVQSGFSFDMLAMTAGLAILVPLLPYALEFMALRRMQPSAFGILMSLEPAIGAGAGFVILGQALALNQIFGVVLVMIASVAGTLLAKV comes from the coding sequence ATGGCGGAAACGGAAACGACAGCGGATAGCGCATGGAGCAAGCCGCGCGCGACGGACGACACCGCCGGGCGTGTGTCTATCGCGATCGCCTTCTGTCTGCTTTCGATGTCGAGCGTGCAGTTTGGCGCCGCGCTCTCCAAGCCGGCCATGGATAGCGTCGGAGCTTTTGGCGCGACCTGGCTGAGGCTCTCCTGGGCAGCGGCCTTCCTGCTGCTTCTCGTCCGTCCGCCCTTCCTCGGCTATACGCGGTCGCAGTGGCTCTCGGCTCTTGCCCTCGGTGCGACGATGGCAGTGATGACGCTGTGCTTCTTCGCGGCAATCGCGCGCATCCCGCTCGGCCTTGCCGTGGCGATCGAATTTCTCGGTCCCTTGACGGTCGCCGCGATTTTCGGCGGCCGTGGCTGGCGTCTGCTTTGCCCGGTTATCGCTGCCGCCGGTGTGTTCTGCCTTTCCTGGGACGGTTCATCCTGGGTCGCGGACACGCGCGGTCTCCTCTTCGCGTTTGGTGCGGCGATCGGTTGGGGCGGCTATATCGTTCTGATGAAGCATGCCGGCCAGCGCTTCGGGGGATTGGAGGGGCTCGCCGTCTCTTTGCTGTTTGCCGCGCTGTTCGCGACGCCGTTTGGCCTGCACCAGGTTCAATCCGGCTTCTCCTTCGACATGTTGGCGATGACGGCCGGGCTTGCCATCCTGGTGCCGTTGCTTCCCTACGCGCTCGAGTTCATGGCGCTGCGACGCATGCAGCCCTCGGCCTTCGGCATCCTGATGAGTCTGGAGCCGGCAATCGGCGCCGGTGCCGGCTTCGTCATTCTCGGTCAGGCATTGGCCCTCAACCAGATCTTCGGGGTCGTGCTCGTGATGATCGCCAGCGTCGCCGGCACCTTGTTGGCCAAGGTCTAG
- the ytfQ gene encoding galactofuranose ABC transporter, galactofuranose-binding protein YtfQ: protein MKIAKALACATILAACTFGSASAADLVVGFSQIGSESGWRAAETTLTKQQAEQRGIDLKFADAQQKQENQIKAIRSFIAQGVNAILVAPVVATGWDEVLQEAKDAEIPVILLDRTVDSSKELYLTAVTSDLVHEGNVAGKWLVDTTAGKTCNVVELQGTTGSSPAIDRKKGFEQALSGHDNLKIIRSQTGDFTRTKGKEVMESFLKAEDGGKNICALYAHNDDMAVGAIQAIKEAGLKPGKDILVVSIDAVPDIFQAMAAGEANATVELTPNMAGPAFDALAAFQKDGTAPPKWIQTESKLYTQADEPLKVYEEKKGLGY from the coding sequence ATGAAAATCGCCAAGGCACTTGCGTGTGCAACGATCCTTGCTGCCTGCACGTTTGGCAGCGCTTCCGCGGCCGATCTGGTAGTCGGCTTTTCGCAGATCGGCTCGGAGTCCGGCTGGCGCGCCGCCGAGACGACGCTGACAAAGCAGCAGGCCGAACAGCGTGGCATCGATCTCAAATTCGCTGATGCGCAGCAGAAGCAGGAAAACCAGATCAAGGCGATCCGCTCCTTCATCGCGCAGGGCGTGAACGCCATTCTCGTGGCCCCGGTGGTCGCTACCGGCTGGGACGAAGTGCTGCAGGAAGCCAAGGATGCGGAAATTCCGGTCATCCTGCTCGACCGCACGGTCGATTCGTCGAAGGAGCTTTACCTGACGGCAGTCACCTCCGACCTCGTGCACGAGGGCAATGTTGCCGGCAAATGGCTCGTCGATACGACCGCGGGCAAAACCTGCAACGTCGTCGAGCTTCAGGGTACGACCGGTTCCTCGCCGGCGATCGACCGCAAGAAGGGCTTCGAACAGGCGCTTTCCGGCCACGACAACCTGAAGATCATCCGCAGCCAGACCGGCGACTTCACCCGCACCAAGGGCAAGGAAGTCATGGAAAGCTTCCTCAAGGCTGAGGACGGCGGCAAGAACATCTGCGCGCTCTATGCCCACAACGACGACATGGCCGTCGGTGCCATCCAGGCGATCAAGGAAGCCGGCCTGAAGCCGGGCAAGGATATCCTTGTCGTGTCGATCGACGCCGTTCCGGATATCTTCCAGGCGATGGCCGCCGGCGAAGCCAATGCCACGGTCGAGCTGACGCCGAACATGGCCGGTCCCGCTTTCGATGCGCTTGCCGCCTTCCAGAAGGATGGCACGGCGCCACCGAAGTGGATCCAGACGGAATCGAAGCTCTACACTCAGGCCGACGAGCCGCTGAAGGTCTACGAGGAAAAGAAGGGCCTCGGCTACTGA
- the ytfR gene encoding galactofuranose ABC transporter, ATP-binding protein YtfR: MQTSDHILQAIRIEKTFPGTRALDKVDFHLRRGEVHALLGENGAGKSTLIKCLTGAYRRDGGAILLDDIEVNPRDTFEAQALGIGTVYQEVNLLPNLTVAENLFLGRQPRRFGMVDVRAMNRCARDLLADYELHIDVTRDLASYSVAIQQVVAIARAVDLSGKVLILDEPTASLDAHEVAMLFRIVRHLKARGLGIVFVTHFIEQVYEISDRITVLRNGQLVGTRETANLDRRELIAMMIGRELAAEIHAPRAEAQEGPLRYRFRNYGRKGRVRPFDLDVRSGEVVGMAGLLGSGRTETAELLFGAHRADSGAAEIDGRTVDLSSPRAAIRYRFGFCPEDRKTSGIIGDLSVRENIVLALQARRGWTRPISRAEQNRLADHYIRALDIRTADREKPIKLLSGGNQQKAILARWLATEPEFLILDEPTRGIDVGAHAEIVKLIEALREKGLSLIVVSSEIEELVAYSSRVIVLRDRAHVAELDGSRITADEIVEAIAATNERRTP; this comes from the coding sequence ATGCAGACCAGTGACCACATTCTCCAGGCGATCCGGATTGAAAAGACCTTCCCGGGGACCAGAGCCCTCGACAAGGTCGATTTTCACCTGCGGCGCGGAGAGGTTCATGCACTGCTTGGCGAAAACGGTGCCGGAAAATCGACCCTGATCAAATGCTTGACCGGGGCCTACCGGCGCGACGGCGGCGCCATTCTGCTCGATGATATCGAGGTCAATCCGCGCGACACGTTCGAAGCCCAGGCACTCGGGATCGGCACGGTCTACCAGGAGGTCAATCTGCTGCCGAACCTGACGGTTGCCGAGAACCTCTTCCTCGGGCGCCAGCCCCGCCGCTTCGGCATGGTCGACGTGCGCGCGATGAACCGGTGCGCGCGGGATTTGCTTGCCGACTATGAACTCCACATTGACGTCACCCGCGATCTTGCCAGCTATTCGGTCGCGATCCAGCAGGTCGTTGCCATTGCCCGGGCCGTCGATCTCTCCGGCAAGGTGCTGATCCTCGACGAGCCGACGGCGAGCCTCGATGCGCACGAAGTGGCGATGCTGTTCCGCATTGTCCGGCACCTCAAGGCACGCGGGCTCGGCATCGTCTTCGTCACTCACTTTATCGAGCAGGTCTACGAGATTTCCGACCGGATCACCGTGCTAAGGAACGGGCAGCTCGTCGGAACGCGTGAAACCGCCAATCTGGATCGCCGCGAGCTGATCGCGATGATGATCGGCCGCGAGCTGGCGGCGGAGATCCACGCGCCGCGTGCGGAGGCCCAGGAAGGGCCGTTGCGCTATCGCTTTCGCAATTATGGCCGCAAGGGTCGCGTCCGTCCCTTCGATCTCGATGTCCGCTCCGGCGAAGTGGTCGGCATGGCCGGCCTGCTCGGGTCCGGACGGACGGAGACTGCAGAGCTTCTCTTCGGCGCCCATCGCGCCGACAGCGGTGCGGCCGAAATCGATGGTCGTACGGTCGATCTCTCGTCGCCGCGGGCCGCCATCCGCTACCGCTTCGGTTTCTGCCCGGAGGATCGCAAGACATCGGGCATCATCGGTGATCTCTCGGTGCGCGAAAACATCGTACTCGCCCTGCAGGCCCGTCGCGGCTGGACCCGGCCGATCTCGCGAGCCGAGCAGAACCGTCTGGCGGACCACTATATCCGCGCGCTCGATATCCGCACGGCCGATCGGGAGAAGCCGATAAAGCTTCTGTCCGGCGGCAACCAGCAGAAGGCGATCCTCGCGCGCTGGCTCGCGACCGAACCGGAATTTCTGATCCTCGACGAGCCGACGCGCGGCATCGATGTCGGCGCCCATGCGGAAATCGTCAAACTGATCGAGGCGCTGCGTGAGAAGGGACTGTCCTTGATCGTCGTGTCCTCGGAGATCGAGGAACTGGTCGCCTACAGCAGCCGGGTCATCGTGCTTCGCGATCGCGCCCATGTCGCCGAACTCGACGGCAGCCGCATCACTGCCGATGAGATCGTCGAGGCGATCGCCGCAACCAATGAAAGGAGGACGCCGTGA